One window from the genome of Magnolia sinica isolate HGM2019 chromosome 4, MsV1, whole genome shotgun sequence encodes:
- the LOC131243159 gene encoding uncharacterized protein LOC131243159 isoform X7, with translation MARPGCRSSRVREGLLQCNHHCNRILVWSRYYSYRRDWRDRRRGCCSRNQGKWNSEAYCCIYCWSYCIARLMGHAGGSTSLMWMILLLKRLLFTRVAEEGHTFDVPGLAKRCCLSQHLRSISLSLDALLDYNDKDIEESTFEVSQKGKIGITLISHWMVAFSASKVNDDAAQRAIDVMLGW, from the exons ATGGCAAGGCCAGGTTGCAGAAGCTCTCGTGTGAGAGAGGGTCTTCTTCAGTGCAATCATCATTGTAACAGAATCTTAGTGTGGTCAAG GTATTATTCTTATCGGAGAGATTGGAGGGACCGCAGAAGAGGATGCTGCAGCCGTAATCAAG GAAAGTGGAACTCAGAAGCCTATTGTTGCATTTACTGCTGGTCTTACTGCATCGCTCGCCTCATGGGTCATGCTGGAG GCAGTACTTCGTTAATGTGGATGATACTGTTGCTCAAAAG ATTGTTGTTCACAAGAGTAGCCGAAGAGGGACACACTTTCGACGTGCCAGGCCTCGCCAAAAGGTGTTGTTTATCCCAACAT CTTCGCTCAATTTCACTCTCATTGGATGCGCTCCTGGATTATAATGACAAGGATATTGAGGAATCAACATTTGAg GTATCTCAAAAGGGCAAGATAGGAATAACATTGATTTCCCACTGGATGGTCGCCTTCTCTGCATCTAAGGTGAATGATGATGCAGCTCAAAGAGCTATCGACGTCATGTTGGGATGGTGA
- the LOC131243160 gene encoding endoplasmin homolog yields MALLGQWKALDKIRFLSLTDKDILGEGDTAKLEILMKLDKEKNILSIRDRGIGMTKEDLIKNLGNIAKSGTSGISFYHH; encoded by the exons ATGGCATTGTTAGGCCAGTGGAAG GCATTGGATAAGATCAGATTTCTTTCGCTTACGGATAAGGATATTTTGGGTGAAGGCGATACTGCAAAGCTTGAGATCCTG ATgaaattggacaaggagaagaacaTTCTTTCTATTCGTGACCGAGGTATCGGGATGACAAAGGAAGATCTGATCAAGAACCTAGGAAACATAGCAAAATCTGGAACGTCAGGTATTTCTTTTTATCATCATTAA
- the LOC131243159 gene encoding uncharacterized protein LOC131243159 isoform X5 has product MLIWCSVFGIILIGEIGGTAEEDAAAVIKESGTQKPIVAFTAGLTASLASWVMLEELKSLDEDSWKFVRPRSKIHLVSRPGLAQISTCMLIASQYFVNVDDTVAQKIVVHKSSRRGTHFRRARPRQKLRSISLSLDALLDYNDKDIEESTFEVSQKGKIGITLISHWMVAFSASKVNDDAAQRAIDVMLGW; this is encoded by the exons GTATTATTCTTATCGGAGAGATTGGAGGGACCGCAGAAGAGGATGCTGCAGCCGTAATCAAG GAAAGTGGAACTCAGAAGCCTATTGTTGCATTTACTGCTGGTCTTACTGCATCGCTCGCCTCATGGGTCATGCTGGAG GAGTTGAAGTCTTTGGATGAAGACAGCTGGAAGTTTGTCAGGCCCCGCTCCAAAATCCATCTTGTTTCAAGACCTG GCCTTGCTCAAATATCGACTTGTATGCTAATTGCCTC GCAGTACTTCGTTAATGTGGATGATACTGTTGCTCAAAAG ATTGTTGTTCACAAGAGTAGCCGAAGAGGGACACACTTTCGACGTGCCAGGCCTCGCCAAAAG CTTCGCTCAATTTCACTCTCATTGGATGCGCTCCTGGATTATAATGACAAGGATATTGAGGAATCAACATTTGAg GTATCTCAAAAGGGCAAGATAGGAATAACATTGATTTCCCACTGGATGGTCGCCTTCTCTGCATCTAAGGTGAATGATGATGCAGCTCAAAGAGCTATCGACGTCATGTTGGGATGGTGA